The sequence CATTGTATGGTGGTTTTTGTTATATGCTGTGAATGTGGGATAATTGTATGGGAATACTGACAAATGCAGCGACTGATTATACATAATATCATCTGTGCTGAAGTCCCCCCATACCCCAACCCTTCCTAAATTCAGTTACTAAATCTGTGGAAGTTTACTGGCATTTCCGAGGAGTGGAAATAAGAGGGAAACAccacaaagagaagaaataccTGAAAAGTACTTGAAAAAAGGTGTTTGTGTTTGGTTCTTAAAACTGTTTGTTACCTTCACCTGTGTGTATTTTCAACAAATTATCCCAAACTTAAATGgcaaataattcattattttaaccTTGATTTGCTCTTCTGTAGTAGtacttacatttatttatttatttatatgggGTGATTTGTtgtgctttcagttttgctctGAGCTATTCCCTCAAAGTGTGGGTTCCACCCCTGTTGCCTGTGAAAGGCatgatgtttcttttcagaaaccaGGAAATTCAGTTGAGTTGAGCTTTGAAATTAATCCAGACCTGTATGTGCACGAGTAAGATACTTTAACAATCTTAATCTGACATAATAAAAACGAGGCTTTGGATGTAAAACCTGCTAAAACATGTTTAATCATGAAACTTGACAcaaacttctttattttcaagtacCACTTCAGGGTGGAGTTTAGGTACCCTTacactttatttctgtgtatggCTTTGCTTCAGTTTCAGATCTTGATTTACATATTGAGCCAGAGTCTCAGTTAGTAGAAATAATTCTGGCTCTAGTTTGTGCTAAGGCTGGGTTTTgcacacattttatttatatgccTGACACACAGTGCAATGGGATTCTGATGATGTGATTTAAACTTCTGAGCCCCAAACCACTTAAAACAACTTCTGCATAGCATGCTACTCCTTATCTTGACGTGGCTGTTTGACAGCAGTGAATACACACCTGCCTTTTCAGCTCCTTCCAGGTAAGGCTCCTCTGGTCAAGCAGCCTCTGTGAACCTGCACCAAGTCCCACCCAGTCCAGGCAGTTTATGAAAGAGCAGGAATTAGCTTCATGCTCACTTACTATGCGATCTGGGTGGACATGAGGATAGCAGTTGCATGTGTGAGGGGAGCAGCTGGTGTGAAGAAGGGCAGGCAAACAAAAGACGTGCAGCATTTTGAAGCTAAGCTGTACTGTATGCTTcaactgctgcttcttccattGCAAGAAGAAGTATAACCAGGGAACCTCCAGACTGCAGGCGTGTTGTGGGAGATGTGATAATAGGTGGCTGCCTTGGCCATTGTTGAGTTTATGAAATATCATGAAACGGCTggtgtaatgagaaaaaaggtCAGCAGGGTTGGTACCCTGGATTTCAAGAAAGCAAACTTTAAGCTATTGAGGGAGCTGCTTAGCAGAGTACCCTGGGAATCTGCTTTTGAGGGCTTAGGAATCCGCAAGCGCTGGTCAGTCTTTAAGAGCCATCTTGCAGGAGCACAGGGGCAGGCTGTCCCACTGCGTCAGAAGTCAAGCCGGGCAGAAGACCAGCTTGGCTGAGCAGGGAACTCCTCGTggagctcaagaggaaaaagagattGTGTGATGTCTGGAAGCAAGGccaggctttgcaggaagattACAGAGCTGTGCTTCGTGTATACAGGGAGCAGGGATGAAGGCCAGAGCTCAGTTAGAGTTGAAACTGGCCAGTGTTGTGTCAGGTAACAAgaagggctttttaaaatatgtcaatAGCAAAAGGAGGTCTGAAGGAGACAGTGGGCTGATACTTACTGAAGACGGCCAGCTGACTGATAGGGATGGAGGTAGAGCAGAGGCATTCCATGCTCTTTTTGCCTCGATCTTCAGTAATGCTGAGAGGCCCTGGTCCCAGGAGTTGTAGGACCACAAACGCAGGAGCAGTGACTCTCCTCCATGTGTGGACACTGAAACCGTAAGGGACCAGCTGTATCAGCTGAATGTTCCCAAGTCGCTGGGGCCTGGTAAGATTCATCCCAGAGTACCGAAGGAGCCAGTGGATGTGATGGCAGGACCCCTCTCAGTCATCTGCCAAAGGTCTTGGGAGCCTGGGGAGGTCCCTGCTCGCTGGAAGCTGGCCAGTGTTATTCTGATCTACCAGAAGGGCAtgagggaagacccagggaactacagatCTGTGAGCCTAACCTCGGTTCCTGGAAAAATGACAGGGAAGATCATACAGGGTACTgttgaaaggcatttaaagagCAATGCAATCATCAGGCACAGCCAACGGGTTCACAAAGGGAGAGTCCTGTTTACCTAACTGGATACCCTTCCATGATAAGGTCACACACctagtggatgaagggaaggtGGCAGATGTAGGTTTTCTGGATTGTGGTAAGGCTTTTGgtactgtccctcacagcatccttctggacaagttgCCCTCCTGTGGGATGAGTGGGTTCACAGTGCACCAGGTGAggaactggctgaagggcagggTTCAGAGAGTTGTAGTGAGTGGGGCTATATCTGGATGGTGACCAgtcaccagctgctgctcagggtcCAGTTCTAGGGCCAGTTTTGTTCAGTGTTTCTGTCAACAACCTGGGTGCAGGAGCCGatgcaccattagcaagtttgctgatgataccaaaccCGGAGGTGCTCTTGACTCTCTTGAGGGACAAGATGCCTTGCAAAGGGATCTGGATGGACTGGAGCTCTGAGCAGTGATTAACAGGATGAAAGCTAACAAGTCAAGATGCGGGACTGTGCACCTAGGATGGAGTAACACCAGGTACGGGTATGAACTGGGAGAGGAGCggcaggagagcagccctgcggcAGGGGATCTGTGGGTCTGGCTGAGGGCAGGCTCAGCGCCAGTCAGGGatgtgccctggcagcccagagggcaaactgcatcctggggtgcatcaaacacagcataacCAGCTGGGCAAAGAGGTGGTTatccctgggtgctggggcggCCTCACCTTGAGCAGTGTGTGCAGTTCAGGGCCCCACAATCTGACACGGATGTGAAAGTACTTGAGCGCATCCAGAAGAGGGTAACGCAGCTGGTGGAAGGGCTGAAGACATGTCCtgtgaggaacagctgaggacTTTGGGTTTGTCCAGTttggagaaaagggggctgaggggtgacctcattgccctctccagcttcctgaggaggggaagtggagagggaggtgctgagcatttctccctgggatccagtgataGGACGTGTGGGAATGGTTCGAAGCTGCATCCGAGGAGGTTTAGACCAGACATtgggaagcatttctttactgagaatgtggtcaaacactggaacaggcttcctggggGGGTGGGCGATGCCCCAGGCCTGTCAGTGTTTCAGAGGTGTTTGGACCATTCCCCTAATAACGGTCCTAATAATCCCCTAATAAAAAATCCCCTAATCCCCTTTTGGTCggccctgaagtggtcaggcacTTGGACTGGATGATTGTTGTGGATCTCTTCCAACTGAACtattctcttctcttctcttctcttctcttctcttctctgctttttggaTAAAGCcaagcttttctctgctgtacTGGGTGCTTCTGAGAGCTGCTTTTAGTGTATACCTCTGGCCACCTTAGTTGTGTCAAGGCCATTGCTGTAGGagaggaaaactgcagaaatatgCGGGTAACATAGACATTACTGAATATTGAAAATGCCATTGTTTTTCACATAATGCTGGAAGGTGACCTTTTCATTCCCTTTTGTTATTCCCATCAGTGTTTTAGGAAAAGTTCACATAATTTCAAGATCCTGTCCtatagaaatagaaatgaaaaagttcCTGCACATGAGCTCAAGTAGTCACAAAGTGGCTGTCCCAAACAATTACCTAGGGACGAAAACCAGAAATTCTCTTTTTTAGGGGAACAAAGGTGTGTGGTTTTCAAGGATTTGGAGTGGATTGATCCACTAAAGCAAAGTGTGAGAGAGTAAACTCAAACGTCTTTTGCAGTTTGGATAAAAGTGggtatttttcagttacagtgcccttatttttctaaactctGTGTTTGGAATTATACCAGGGGTTTTGTGGAAGATGTAGATCTAATTTGCAGACAACAGTAAGACCTGCATGTTTTCAATTTGAGCATAAGCATAAGAAGGTGTTCAGCAACAACCAGTAAATTTCCCTCTTCAATTAACTTGTTTGTTAGTGGTCTGATTTGAATCCCATCTGAAGGCCAACTGATTGCTTGGCTTTCCGCGTTGTTCCATGCAGCATTCCTTAGGGAGGGCAAGAATAAAGAATGTGAATATCTCCTGGGGTTATGTCATATCATATGATATATCATGTATCATATATATCATGTATCATATGTCGTGTCATAGCACTTGGGCTAATTGTATGCTTGGAAGGACTGTTCTTCCAGCGTTCGTGGAAAATTAGTGCAATATTTTGGCTTACATTTGTGGCACCATCAACTTGTttcagaggaggagaagaggcGGTGGGTGTTATggaaaaacctgcagaaatacATGTGTTCCGTTCATACATTCTCTAATACAGGTGAGGGTTGACGTACCTCCTCCAAGAGAGCTCAGTGCTCATGAATGGAGTGAAACTTGATGCAAGCCCAGCTGCCACAATGTGAatacatgggggggggggcggtgtgtgtgtgtgatagACTACGTGCTGGGAGCTTCACAGGCAAATAGGAAGGTGGTGCTCTTCCCCCAAAAAATTTGCAACCCAGTTCCTAGATAAAGCATCGTGAGAAAAGGAAGCGTGGGAGCTCAGTGTAACTGGATTACAAGAGAGATGCTTCCTGTGCTTAGTCTCGTCTGTGATGGGAGGGGGCCATGCAGAAGCACCAAGATAGCCAGCCTGCAGTGCGCCCTCCCCTCTGGGTGGAAAGAGGGCTAGGGGTCCGTGAGCCCTCAGCCAGATCGTTACTACAGCGTGTTCTACCTAATGACGTACCTTGCattgtttccttttcagcaCTTGTCGTGGCTGTCCTGCGGTTCATTCAGCTGAAGCCGAAGGTGCTGAACCCTTGGCTGAACGTCAGCGGCCTGGTGGCATTATGCTTGGCCTCTTTTGGGATGACCCTCCTCGGCAACTTTCAGGTACTGTGCTCTAGGCTTGGGCCACTGTGTCCATGCTGTGAGATTCCTGCTTTTCTAGGACATCTGCTTTGGTCTTTGAACTGCCTGTGATGTGAGCTCAGGAGATACGTTAGGCTGTGCCTCAGCCCTCCTTGTACCTGCTCTGCCACCTCTGTCTGCTGCTTACGTAGCTCCACTGACATGCTGAGATGAAGTGCCACAATAATTTTTCACATATTCCCAGTAGGATTTGCACCTGCATGCTTACCCTCGACCTGCCAAGAGTCTGAGCAGGGACCCTGCTGAGCTTCATGAGCCTTAGGGGTTGGCACAGATGGTTCTGGGTAAAAGGACTGACCTGGAAGTTTACGTACACATCTGCGCGAACGGGCGCACAGCTGCCCGTACAGATTTAGCAGGCAGTTCAGGGTCcttcatttaaaacatacattGTTTAAACCCACCTTCTGCTTGTCCTCAGACTGGCCACGAGAGGGACACAGCAGAGGAACGCTGCAAGGGTGCCTGAGCAGGGGGTCCCTCCCTTCTCGATCTGTCCTGCAGCATTatacaaacaagcaagcaagctgtCAGAGCCGCAGCGTTGCTTTGTGTGGTTGGGTGTTCACTGTCATCACAAGCGTGTCTGTTAGGTCTGCAGTGAAAATCGTGGCATTAGAGTCAGCGGCCCTTAGGTTTCCCTATCCCTTTGCTGTCCCTGATGCTCTGCCTCTCACTGGGGTGCAAGTAATGACCCCCAATAATGACAGGAACAGAGAGAGTTCGGTGTAGGCTGATGTCTTTCCTGGCTTTGCAGTCGGGGAGCTATTTTTCCTGCCAATGCAGGAAGGGTGAGTAGCGGTTTGGGATGTGGAGCAATTGCAGGAGCTTTGTgtcctttcatattttttttattgttttttaatgagGTGTGAGATAATTTGACTGTCTGGGACCTGGTCTTCCTAATTCCACAGCACCAGACAAAAACCTGGAGTCTTGTTTTTTCATGAGAGCTTCCCAGCTAGGAACTATGAGGCTTTTGTAACAGCTTTGTCTAGGTATGAGAAGAGTATTTCTAGTACAGGGAAGGTACTAGGAAGTAGTTTCaacctctccttccctttttttcactCCTTGGAGcaaattattgttatttaaaagTGGATACTTTGAGTCATGCCTGGTTATAAATTCTGAACTAATTATCCACTCCTTGTTGGTTACCTGTATCCTTGCTTAGATCTTTTGCCAAACCACAAAAGCACGAAACCCTGTTTTTCCCTGCCTGATTGCTAAGCTGAATGTGGCATTAAAcagtatttctggaaaattacAGCTTGAGTGTGTCAGAGGGACGTTATGGCTGAGTCCCTTGCAGTGCAGGCTGCCTTGGGAAAGGCAGCTCAATCCCATTTTCGCGGGTACTAGAGTTATGCAAAGCCAGAGGGGCAGGGCAGCATTTGAACGTACCCTTGAAAAAAACCTCGAGGtagggaggagaggggaaagatTAGTGGAGGCACAGTAACTAGACTATTATCTTGTAGACGGCATATTGTTTGGTGCAAATTTATTAAATCACCAAACAGGAATCAAGGCTGCAGGGAGGAATTACAGACTGCTGTTTTTTCTAGAAGAGCCTCAGAAGCGGAAGGAAAGAGAGATTGTCTGGCTTAAGTCTTGTCCGTGCTGGACTTTCTGAATGAATTTGCAGCCTCAGGGGATCTCTTTGCAGATTCTTCTTGTTGAACCTGGCTGTCCTTTTGCCTTGTGGCATTGCACAGTCACTGAGCCCTGTGAAACATGAGAGcccaaggaagagagaagcaCTTGCACTCCAGAGAGGTTGGGTTCATATTGCCTCAGACCCCAATGGTCAAGGATGGGCAGGAGAGGGAACAGACTGTCAAGCTCTTTGGTCATAGAAACTTGCCAAACCAGGAGCATGTGTCTGTGTTTTGGCTTGTGCTAACTCAGCAGAGGTGGTAGGGCTTTGGccaccctctgccccaggcagcaCTGCTCCATGCAGCTAGCACTGAAGGTCGCACAGTTTGTGTCCAATGCAGGGAGCTGTACAAGACCCCAGTGGATTGTCCTTGCCTGCCCTGGCCATCATATCAAGCCAGGGAAGGATGTACTTCTGAGCGCTGTGTTAGCGAGTCTTGTCAGGGAGCTGTGGAGGCAGTCCCCAGGCAACTGCAGTTTCCACTGTGTTTGGGCTTTGAGCAGTAGATCTGCTTGACTGTGACAGCTGTCAACTCATCTTGGTTATGTGATACCTTACACCTTTGCCAGAAGAAATGATACAGCATCTCTGTCTCAAACCCCAGTTATTCCCACTCTCCTCTATCCCACCCAGCAGCTAGCAGCTAGCTCCTGTTGCATCCAAACAATGACCATTTTGTTTGTTCCTAGCTTTCCAATGATGAGGAGATCCACAATGTGGGCACATCGCTGACCTTTGGTTTTGGGACCTTGGCGTGCTGGATCCAGTCTGCCCTCACCCTCAAGATCAACCTGAAGAACGAGGGACGGAAAGCTGGGATTCCACGAGTTGCGCTGTCAGCCAGCATCACCCTCTGTGTGGTGCTCTGTATCCTTTTGTCCTGCTCCCTGGGAAGCCAGGTATCATACGTATCTGACACTCTCTGCAGCAGGGAACGTTGGCTCTTCTCGCATCCTTTCTAGGATCTCAAAACATTTAGGAATGCTGTGTAGCTTGCCTTCATGGCATGATTGGCTCATTTTGCTACTTGTGTTTTACCAGAAGGCAGTGTTTCATAGGTGGGCTTACTTCTTTCATAAATGTTTCTAAAACTTGGTAGTGATATCCAAAGTGGTTACAATATTGCATAGTATCTGTGTGATTTAATGGCACCACTGCTTACCTACACAGTAGCATTTAAGATGATGCAAAATACTGAGATACAAAATCTCAGGAGAACAAAGgaacaagggaagaaaagagatttctgaAGATGAGAAGATTTTGATGTGTTTATTGAAATGCTCCGGGGTGGTAGATCTAgctctgcctttaaaaatgcttagCGTAGCCAAGAGCTGCTGGGTCACGTAAGCTTTGGGTAAGACTAAGTACTTTGCAAATGAGGTTTGGGCTGTGGGGTCTGTGGTCACCCAGGCTGGATGTACATGTGGCTTCCTCTCCACCTTGTGCTTGTCAACCCCACTCCAGACCTTCTGTTTACACCAGCACTCTGTACCCTGGGTGTTTGTTTAGGGTGGATCCATTCACTGCATAGTTGCATCAAGTTAGTGCTGGGATAAGCAAGAGGTCAGGAATAAATGGCAAGGAAGATAATCCCCCTCTTCAGGGAACAGCCTGTTCTTAAAACAGTTGCTTAGTCACTTGGTTCGTTTTGAAGATTTCAGTCAGTGTGCAGAGGAATAGCAGATTGATGTGAAGATGTACCATCAGTTGCCTCTTAAGCTTCCTTGGGAAAATCTGGAGGTGAGCATCATACCTTGGAGTACATAACGTAGGAGTTTGCCTGTGGTGCACCCCTTGCCCCAAGACCATAGGTCCTCCAGGGTGTGTATGGGGTAGGGCTGCATGTGAGGAGCTGGGCCAGGCTCCTGCTATGCTGCTGTCTTCAGAGGTGTctgccaggctgggagcaggagcagccaggtACGCCAGGGTGTAGCTGCTCCTGTACTGACATGCTGGGTGcgcccagccctccccagctggctgcatgGCACTGAAGGCCTTGGGCCCTCTGTGGAGGAGGGCAGGCTGAAGCAGGAGACCCATTCTGTGCCCCCCTGCCTCTCCAGCTCTGAAAAAGCTTGGGGCTGGCTCCCTGTCTCATGTGGCTTGTGCATAACCCTTGCACTGCAGGGAAAGAAGATGATATTTAAAGACAGACACAGAATGCTGTTTGCTGAAATGAAGCTTTGGTTGCCTACACTAAGCCCAAGATGAAAAGTCTCTGATTATCTGCTTTGTGCAGTTAAAGCATAGGAGATGctgcttgtttatttgttttacctGTGAAGATTTGTGATGCTGCGTTCTTGAAGTACAGAGGAAATCCCGAGAGACAGAAGAGCCAGTAGGTTTAGAGGAGATGTGCACTGGGCTAGGGCAGGTCCCCAGCTGAGGAGGGTGCCTTCTGCTTTAGGGGAGGTGAGAACTGCTTTTATGGAGTACTCCCAACACAACCCGAGGCACGGCACTGAGAGACCCTGATGCCAGGCAATATGTGGTCCAAGCACACGGGTGCATGAACCTGGAGGATGGTTTCTGTCTCTGGCAgcattctttctcctttatgtATAACATACCATATTGTTTAGAATGACGCCTCCTGGATTTCACAGAAAGGGATGATTTTGCAGGCTATCTAAAGAGAATGAAAGCTTGCACAATGTAGGTTGAAGGGTGTCCCCGTTGCCTGCGGTGCAGAGATCTGATCCAGCTTTCGCTGGGAGGCTCCTGGCAGGTGGGAGCCCGCAGGCAGATCTCCAGCTTGCTGACTGTGTCACTGGCTAGTTAGATGTTCAAGCAAGTAATTGATTTCTCTGCACCTAAGTCTTTCCCTCTGTAAATGTTTAGCAGCCTGAATTGGAATCAGGAAGCCCTGGTCCGTGTAggagagctgctgtgctccacAGGCATTGTTGGACACCTGATATCCCTTCCATCTCTGGCACCACATGCAAGCTCTCCTGAGATGGCTGGCTGGGTTGACTGTCATCTGGGttgactttgatttttaagattttgtCTTCCCTGTTGGTTTTCTCTCATCCTGGCAGGTGTCTCTACTCCCACTAGTTCTCCTTGACTTGCCTCTTCCAGATTTCATCCTCATGGCACAAGGCATTCACATGCATGCTTCCAGGATCCAGTGGGGCCTGGTGATGTGCTTCCTGTGCTACTTCGGCACCTTTGCAGTGGAGTTCAGGCACTACAGATTTGAGATTGTTTGCTCTGAGTACCAGGAAAACTTTCTgagcttttctgaaagcttaTCGGAAGCCTCGGAGTACCAGACAGATCAGGTGTAGCCTGTCCTctggcggggggaggggggggcaggtgTGGTTTCATGGGTTAAACATGACCTCATTCACACTTTTTCGATGagtttttttcatgtgcaaTCATGATCATGTTGCCAAAGGGCTCCGAGGGTGGCTGTCTCATTAAGAGCCAAACAAAACTATCTGTctgctgggagaggagtggACCCTTCTCAGCGGCAGCATTGGGAGCACAAGCTGTTTAGTTTGCGACTGAACAGTGACTCTTTTTGAGTGGCCCTGTCACACTCGCGTTGCTCAGAACATTCAACAGCCAGTCCTCACGATGCCCCTCTGAGACAGGCACTCCTCAGCCTgttctgcagaggaggaggtgaaGGAAATGGACTTCTCCAGGCACCAGGAGTCTTCAGGAGTCACCAGTCTGCATCTTTTGTGTGTTtcttgtgttgttttctttgctgccaACTGTTGTGACTTGGCAAGATGAGAAAGGGCAGCTGTTTCTTCTGGACCTGGAACCGGGCAGTGGAAAGCCCCGGCTGGCTGGCTTATGTGGCGAGCAGGCAGGCATTTCTTCTATCTGGGAAAGCAGCCGACAGTAAAGCCAGGTTTGGGAGAAGCTGTGTTGTGATCGGGAAGTGAGACTGGGCTGATGTAGCTGGGCAGCCCGTCCCAGGCCAGGGGAGATGGCACAGTGGAGCGCTGTCCTCGGCTTTGTGTTTCACACCACAGTGGGGACTGGTGGAAGCCAGGTGCTGAATTAAGATGGGAATGCCCGTGTGCTCTGAAGGTGACCtagaaaaggcttttcattATAAGTGTGTAGTGCTTCCACCACATATCATGTCTAGTatctcaaaagctttttttttttaattccttgaaGGGGAAAACATTCTGTTGGAGACACTGGGCTTGCCTGCAGCAAGAACAGAACTGTTGCAGGTGGTTCTGGGCGTAGGGTTTGCTTTTGCTCCTTGTGCACTCAGAAGTCAAACTTCAGATACGCTGACACGAGGCTTGGGCTTAGGGCCCCTCACTGTGGCCTGTTGTCCCGAGTGGAGTCTGCCACAGGTTTCAGTGGGCTTCCAAAGTGCAGGGAGGCAGTTCTGCACCAGAGGTTGGGTGATGCAGCCTGAGGGCTGGAGGTGCAGGAAgggaacagcaaaaccagaagggCTTCTCCCTCCCTGGAGGGAGATTTTCAGACAGgtctgttttcaaagaaaaagcaggagctCAAACCCCCGTTTAGAAACCTGGTTTTGGGAAGGCTGCTGTATTGGGTGGGCAGGGGAGTGATGGAGGTTGCTTCTCGTGAACATGACTCCTGTTTTCACCCATGCATCAGGCTCGGCTTAGGCGTGCATCTTGCCTGAGCTGCAGGAAAGtaatcagaaattaaaacagcGGCAGAAGGCATTTGAAGGGGAACTCGTACCGCACCATGGCATTTCTGATAGAGAGGGAAAAGGCACGAGGGCATTCAGTCTTCTGCAAAGGTCAGAGGCCTCTCCTGAAAGGAGAAACAGTTAAGAAGAACTTCTGTCGACTATTGTAAGTAGAAAGCTTTCAGCCCTTTATCTCTTGTGGGCCAAAAGTTGTTCTCATGCAGCTGTTACAAATCCAGAGCATCTCCAGCCGATGAAGGGTTGTTGTTGGACTGCTGAAGGCCTTCTCCTTGTAGCTGTGTCATTAGTGGGAAGCTTTCCTGGAGGGACACGCTAAGGGTGGCCCAAGGGCACAGCAGCATAAGGTGCAGGGCTCCCTAGCAGCACATCTGGGGAGCTCGTCCTgggtgagggcaggaggggatAGTCTGGAGAAGATGCAAGTGGGGAACCTCTCACATGGGCACAGAGGCTCAACGCATATGGAGCACAAAATAGCAATTTGTTTTAAGGATGGTTTACTGTAAATAGTCCACTGtgactgtttttttaaattaattaatattttcagtttatcattttatattttgtaattttatcagaaaaaaaaatgtttgtgatttttttcttgtctttctttccttttcctataTGCAATCCAAACTGAACTTGAGGTTTTTGGTGATAACTCTGTACATTTCTTAGAGTATTTCTAACAGCACATTTCAGTACAACTAAATGACAACTGATATACACTGAAACATGACCACTAAATAAAGTGCTTTTATGGAGAAagtgagttttatttttgtccccTACCCCATGCATAGCTTTCTGATggcaaaggcaaaataaaaggtAGTTGCAGTGTCATGATTAAAATTAACACTTAAGGAAGCCAGGGACTATTCAGCCATGCAGACACACTTACTGTAACAGTGCTAATTAGCAGGCTCTTTCTAGGAGGAGGATCACACTCATACACAGCCCAGAAATGCATCCAGACTAGCTGCCTCACAGCCTTACCTGCTACCATCAGTTTTAGAAGGGCAGTGCTGGCATGATGTGGTTTCCTCCCAAAATGCCCGTCTCTTGCTTGTTCTCTACAGAGCAGACCCCCTCAACAGGGACAGCTGTAGGTGTAGATCAGAGCTCAGGAAGGCAAAGGTATTACATTTCAGCCAGCACGAGGGCAAGCTCAAGCACAGTCACACAGAAATGACTAAGTAGCAAGTGACAGCCATGCACAaagtgccagcagc comes from Falco naumanni isolate bFalNau1 chromosome 1, bFalNau1.pat, whole genome shotgun sequence and encodes:
- the TMEM150C gene encoding transmembrane protein 150C isoform X4 — protein: MDGKKCSVWMFLPLVFTLFTSAGLWIVYFIAVEDNKILPLNVPDRKPGSKRPPYISIAGDAPPASCVFSQVMNMAAFLALVVAVLRFIQLKPKVLNPWLNVSGLVALCLASFGMTLLGNFQLSNDEEIHNVGTSLTFGFGTLACWIQSALTLKINLKNEGRKAGIPRVALSASITLCVVLYFILMAQGIHMHASRIQWGLVMCFLCYFGTFAVEFRHYRFEIVCSEYQENFLSFSESLSEASEYQTDQV
- the TMEM150C gene encoding transmembrane protein 150C isoform X2, encoding MASGMDGKKCSVWMFLPLVFTLFTSAGLWIVYFIAVEDNKILPLNVPDRKPGSKRPPYISIAGDAPPASCVFSQVMNMAAFLALVVAVLRFIQLKPKVLNPWLNVSGLVALCLASFGMTLLGNFQLSNDEEIHNVGTSLTFGFGTLACWIQSALTLKINLKNEGRKAGIPRVALSASITLCVVLYFILMAQGIHMHASRIQWGLVMCFLCYFGTFAVEFRHYRFEIVCSEYQENFLSFSESLSEASEYQTDQV
- the TMEM150C gene encoding transmembrane protein 150C isoform X3; the encoded protein is MACMDGKKCSVWMFLPLVFTLFTSAGLWIVYFIAVEDNKILPLNVPDRKPGSKRPPYISIAGDAPPASCVFSQVMNMAAFLALVVAVLRFIQLKPKVLNPWLNVSGLVALCLASFGMTLLGNFQLSNDEEIHNVGTSLTFGFGTLACWIQSALTLKINLKNEGRKAGIPRVALSASITLCVVLYFILMAQGIHMHASRIQWGLVMCFLCYFGTFAVEFRHYRFEIVCSEYQENFLSFSESLSEASEYQTDQV
- the TMEM150C gene encoding transmembrane protein 150C isoform X1, whose protein sequence is MSSDCRISRTKKAEKGMDGKKCSVWMFLPLVFTLFTSAGLWIVYFIAVEDNKILPLNVPDRKPGSKRPPYISIAGDAPPASCVFSQVMNMAAFLALVVAVLRFIQLKPKVLNPWLNVSGLVALCLASFGMTLLGNFQLSNDEEIHNVGTSLTFGFGTLACWIQSALTLKINLKNEGRKAGIPRVALSASITLCVVLYFILMAQGIHMHASRIQWGLVMCFLCYFGTFAVEFRHYRFEIVCSEYQENFLSFSESLSEASEYQTDQV